A section of the Macaca thibetana thibetana isolate TM-01 chromosome 10, ASM2454274v1, whole genome shotgun sequence genome encodes:
- the STMN3 gene encoding stathmin-3: MASTISAYKEKMKELSVLSLICSCFYTQPHPNTIYQYGDMEVKQLDKRASGQSFEVILKSPSDLSPESPMLSSPPKKKDTSLEELQKRLEAAEERRKTQEAQVLKQLAERREHEREVLHKALEENNNFSRQAEEKLNYKMELSKEIREAHLAALRERLREKELHAAEVRRNKEQREEMSG, from the exons ATGGCCAGCACCATTTCGG CTTACAAGGAGAAGATGAAGGAGCTGTCGGTGCTGTCACTCATCTGCTCCTGCTTCTACACACAGCCGCACCCCAACACCATCTACCAGTATGGGG ACATGGAGGTGAAGCAGCTGGACAAGCGGGCCTCTGGCCAGAGCTTCGAGGTCATCCTCAAGTCCCCTTCTGACCTGTCCCCAGAGAGCCCTATGCTCTCCTCTCCACCCAAGAAGAAGGACACCTCCCTGGAGGAGCTGCAAAAGCGGCTGGAGGCAGCTGAGGAGCGGAGGAAG ACGCAGGAGGCGCAGGTGCTGAAGCAGCTGGCGGAGCGGCGCGAGCACGAGCGCGAGGTGCTGCACAAGGCACTGGAGGAGAACAACAACTTCAGCCGGCAGGCGGAGGAGAAGCTCAACTACAAGATGGAGCTCAGCAAGGAGATCCGCGAGGCGCACCTGGCCGCTCTGCGCGAGCGGCTGCGCGAGAAG GAGCTGCACGCGGCCGAGGTGCGCAGGAACAAGGAGCAGCGAGAGGAGATGTCGGGCTAA